A window of the Brassica napus cultivar Da-Ae chromosome C5, Da-Ae, whole genome shotgun sequence genome harbors these coding sequences:
- the LOC106401800 gene encoding F-box only protein 6 produces the protein MEEELAMLKQFIGQLQELLHNGSHPPSSPPSSSSSSSSSSFIVLHNPHYQNGWCLPFTEETSADDSCDLLMAPGKRPGGIFNMLETVKQPVKRSRKDKKNQGKSSTEGDGNMDQEIWQEFPHDLFESVVSRLPIPKFFQFRAVCRKWNALIDSDSFSRCCTNLPQTIPWFYTITHDNVNSGQVYDPSSKKWHHPVIPALPKKTIVLPMASAGGLVCFLDIGHRNFYVSNPLTKSFRELPARSFKVWSRVAVGMTLNGNSTSDGYKVLWVGCEGEYEVYDSSSNVWTKRGTIPSYIKLPVLLNFKSQPVAIQSTLYFMLTEPEGILSYDMVSGQWKQYIIPGPPDLSDHTLAECGERLLLVGLLTKNAATCVCIWELQKMTLLWKEVDRMPNIWCLEFYGKHVRMNCLGNKGCLMMLSLRSRQMNRLITYNAVTREWAKVPGCTVPRGRKRLWIACGTAFHPSPTARA, from the exons ATGGAAGAAGAGCTTGCCATGCTCAAACAGTTCATCGGCCAGCTTCAAGAGCTCTTGCACAACGGCTCTCATcctccttcttcacctccctcttcctcttcctcttcttcttcgtcgtctttTATAGTTCTACACAACCCTCACTATCAGAACGG ATGGTGTTTGCCCTTTACTGAGGAAACTTCTGCTGATGATTCTTGTGATCTTCTAATGGCTCCTGGAAAGAGGCCTGGGGGGATCTTCAACATGTTAGAGACCGTCAAGCAACCTGTCAAACGTTCTCGAAAAGACAAGAAGAATCAAGGAAAATCATCCACCGAAGGAGATGGAAACATGGATCAAGAAATCTGGCAGGAGTTTCCTCATGATCTCTTCGAATCTGTTGTCTCCAGACTCCCCATCCCTAAGTTTTTCCAGTTCCGTGCAGTTTGTCGTAAATGGAACGCTCTCATCGATTCAGACAGCttctcccgctgctgcaccaaCCTCCCTCAGACCATCCCATGGTTCTACACCATAACCCACGACAATGTCAACTCGGGACAAGTCTACGACCCTTCTTCCAAGAAATGGCACCATCCCGTTATCCCTGCACTTCCCAAGAAGACTATTGTCTTGCCTATGGCATCCGCGGGAGGTCTAGTGTGCTTCCTCGACATTGGCCACCGGAACTTCTACGTGAGCAACCCTCTGACCAAGTCTTTCAGAGAGTTGCCAGCGAGGTCGTTCAAGGTGTGGTCTCGTGTCGCAGTAGGAATGACTCTTAACGGAAACTCCACCAGCGATGGCTACAAGGTCTTGTGGGTTGGATGCGAAGGAGAGTACGAAGTTTATGATTCCTCGAGCAACGTATGGACCAAACGAGGGACCATCCCGTCATACATAAAGCTCCCCGTACTGCTCAACTTCAAGTCGCAGCCGGTGGCTATCCAAAGCACGCTTTACTTCATGTTAACGGAGCCCGAAGGGATATTGTCCTACGACATGGTCTCAGGGCAGTGGAAGCAGTACATCATACCGGGTCCACCGGACCTGAGCGATCACACGCTAGCGGAGTGCGGGGAGAGGTTGTTGCTGGTGGGTCTTCTGACGAAAAACGCTGCCACGTGCGTGTGCATATGGGAGCTGCAGAAGATGACGCTGCTGTGGAAGGAGGTTGACAGAATGCCAAACATATGGTGCTTGGAGTTTTACGGAAAGCACGTGAGGATGAATTGTCTAGGCAACAAAGGTTGTCTGATGATGTTGTCCTTGAGGTCCAGACAGATGAACCGTCTGATTACCTACAATGCTGTTACTAGGGAATGGGCCAAGGTCCCTGGCTGTACCGTTCCTCGTGGGAGAAAAAGGCTTTGGATCGCTTGCGGAACGGCGTTTCATCCCTCCCCTACGGCTAGGGC